The Polyangium mundeleinium genome contains the following window.
CCACCGCGCTCGCATGCCGTGAGGGCGAGGGTGCAGGCGAGGAGAGCGGTGATTCGCATGAGGGCATCGTGCCAGAGCCCGTGGACGGGCACGAGGCAAGAGCACGACGTCTGCGCCCGGTCGTCCGGGGCGCAATGGCAAAAGAAGGAAAAATATTCAATCGCGGTGAAACCGCTGCCGTGAGCGCTCCCGCGCTTTTTCGATCTCGATCGCGCGATCGCGCGGCTCCGCCGTCGTGGAGAGGGATTGCATCAGCACGCGCGCGGCAGCGGCGACGTCTTCCACGGCTTGTTCGAAGGCCGCCTCGTTCGCCCGCGATGGCTTGTTGAAGCCGCTCAGCTTGCGGACGAACTGCAGCGACGCCGCGCGGATCTCCTCCTCGGTGGCGGGGGGCTCGAAGTTGAACAGGGTCTTGATGTTCCGGCACATGGCGATCTCCAGGGTCAATCCGTACGAACCGAGGTGCGCGCGCAGGTGGCAGCGCGTTCGAGCAGGAGCGCGCGCTCGCGGGTGTTCCGCGTGAGGGACGCGGCGCGCTCGAACTCCACGCGCGCCTCGGCGTCGCGGCCGAGCTTCGCGAGCAGGTCGCCGCGGACGCTCGGCAAGAGGTGGTAGCTCGCGAGCGAGGGCTCCGAGACCAGCGCGTCCACGAGCACGAGCCCTGCGGCCGGGCCGAACGCCATGGAGAACGCGACGGCGCGGTTCAGCTCGACCACGGGCGAGTTCGTGAGCTCGACGAGCGCCGTGTAGAGCGCCGCGATGCGCTTCCAGTCCGTCTCCTCCGCCGTCCGCGCGCGCGCGTGGCAGGCAGCGATCGCGGCTTGCAGCGTGTACGGTCCCAGCGCGCCTCCGAGCGCCTCGGCGCGCGCGATGGCCGTGAGACCCCGGCGGATCAAGAGGTGGTCCCAGCGCGCGCGGTTCTGATCGAGCAGCAAGATCGGCTCGCCCTTCGGACCGACCCGCGCCCGCGCGCGCGAGGCCTGGATCTCCATGAGCGCGACGAGCCCGTGGACCTCCGGCTCCTTCGGCAGCAGCTCGGCCAGGATGCGGCCGAGGCGCAGCGCGTCCTCGCAGAGCGCGGGCCGCATCCAGTCGTCCCCGGCCGTCGCCGAATACCCCTCGTTGAAGACCAGATAAATCACCTGGAGCACCGACGACAAACGGGCGCCGAGCTCCTCGCCGCGCGGGACCTCGAACGGGACGTTCGCTTCGGCGAGGGTGCGTTTCGCGCGGACGATCCGCTGCGCCACGGTCGGCTCCGGGACCAGGAATGCGCGCGCGATCTCCTCCGTCGTCAATCCGCCGAGCAAGCGGAGCGTGAGCGCGACGCGCGCCTCGGTCGACAGCACCGGGTGACAGGCCGTGAACACGAGGCGCAGGAGATCGTCGCCCACGTCCTCGTCGATCGCGGCTTCGAGGTCGGGCACGGCCGCATGTCGATCGGCCTCGATCGTGTGGCCGAGCTCCTCGTGCTTGCGCTCGATGCGCTTGCTCCGCCGCACGAGATCGATCGCGCGGTGCTTCGCGGTGGCCATGAGCCAGGCGCCCGGGTTGTCCGGGATGCCCGATTCTGGCCACCGCTCCAGCGCGGCGACGAGCGCGTCTTGTGCGAGCTCCTCGGCGAGGCCGACGTCGCGCACGATGCGCGCGAGACCTGCGATGAGCTTGGCCGACTCGATCCGGAAGACTGCGTCGATCGCTCGGTGCGTAGCGGAGGCCGTCACGGCCCCCGATCAGAGCATCTTCTTCCGCCCGCGCAAGGGTTTGTCCCGTTACTTCTTCCCTTCGACCTGGGCGCGGAGGCGCTCCTCCGCCGCTCGGAGCTCGCCCGTGGGATCACTCGGCGCGAAGTCCTCCGTGGCGAACACCTGCCGGATCTCGACCTCGCTCTCCTCGAGCATGGGGTTCGGCATGCGCTTGACCCACTCGATGGCCTCCTCCTTCGACCGCACCTGCCAGAGCCAGAAGCCTGCGAGCAGCTCCTTGGTCTCGGCGAAGGGCCCGTCGATCACGGTCCTGCTATTCCCCGAGAACCGGACGCGCGCGCCTTTCGAGCTCGGGTGCAGGCCCTCGCCCGCGAGCATCACGCCGGCCTTCACCAGCTCCTCGTTGTACTTCCCCATCGCGGCGAGCATCTCCTCGCTCGGAAGAACGCCGGTCTCGCTGTCCTTGGTGGCCTTGACCAGAATCATGAACTTCATCGTCGTTTCTCCTTCTTGCCTTCAGCTACACGTCGAACGAACGTCCCTGGGATCGACACGCTCCTCTACTTTTTTTTCCAGAACGTGCGAAGCCACGTCGGGGCGGCCTTCTCGACGATGGCCATCATCTCGGGCGGAATGTCCTCCGCGCCCGTCATGGGCAAAATGGTGAGGATGTCGTCGTGGCCGATCCCCGTGGGGCAGCGCAGGGCCCATTCGATCGCTTCCTCGCGGCTGTTCACGTCGATCAGGTAAAACCCGCCGACGAGCTCCTTCGACTCCACGAACGGGCCGTCGAGCACGACGCGTTTTCCGCCCTTGTTCGCCACACGCGCGCCCTCCTGGGCCGGGTTCAGGCCCTCGGCCGTGACGAGCACGCCGGCCTTCGTCATGTCCTCGTTGAATTTCATGTAGGCGGCGATGAGCTCGTCGCTCGGCGGGGCTCCCTCGGTCTTCGGGGCGTTCGGGTCGGGGGCGGCGCAGATCATGAATCGCATGGTTGGGTCTCCTTGTTTCTCTGCTTGGTCGGACTGGGCTCCCCGACCGGGCTTCATGGCCACGACGAACCAGGGCAGGCCAGATCGACACGCCCCCAAAATTATTTTTGTCTGTCGGGCAAAACACTTAACCGTTTACGAAACTATTTCTTGACAACCCCGACCCGGGAACGATACTTAGGCACGTGCTTAACCAAAGCGCGTCCCTCGATCGTATGTTTCAGGCGCTCGCGGACCCGACCCGTCGGGTCATGATCGAGCGCTTGAGCCGCGGACCG
Protein-coding sequences here:
- a CDS encoding YciI family protein gives rise to the protein MKFMILVKATKDSETGVLPSEEMLAAMGKYNEELVKAGVMLAGEGLHPSSKGARVRFSGNSRTVIDGPFAETKELLAGFWLWQVRSKEEAIEWVKRMPNPMLEESEVEIRQVFATEDFAPSDPTGELRAAEERLRAQVEGKK
- a CDS encoding RNA polymerase sigma factor, producing MTASATHRAIDAVFRIESAKLIAGLARIVRDVGLAEELAQDALVAALERWPESGIPDNPGAWLMATAKHRAIDLVRRSKRIERKHEELGHTIEADRHAAVPDLEAAIDEDVGDDLLRLVFTACHPVLSTEARVALTLRLLGGLTTEEIARAFLVPEPTVAQRIVRAKRTLAEANVPFEVPRGEELGARLSSVLQVIYLVFNEGYSATAGDDWMRPALCEDALRLGRILAELLPKEPEVHGLVALMEIQASRARARVGPKGEPILLLDQNRARWDHLLIRRGLTAIARAEALGGALGPYTLQAAIAACHARARTAEETDWKRIAALYTALVELTNSPVVELNRAVAFSMAFGPAAGLVLVDALVSEPSLASYHLLPSVRGDLLAKLGRDAEARVEFERAASLTRNTRERALLLERAATCARTSVRTD
- a CDS encoding DUF2277 domain-containing protein, with the protein product MCRNIKTLFNFEPPATEEEIRAASLQFVRKLSGFNKPSRANEAAFEQAVEDVAAAARVLMQSLSTTAEPRDRAIEIEKARERSRQRFHRD
- a CDS encoding YciI family protein: MRFMICAAPDPNAPKTEGAPPSDELIAAYMKFNEDMTKAGVLVTAEGLNPAQEGARVANKGGKRVVLDGPFVESKELVGGFYLIDVNSREEAIEWALRCPTGIGHDDILTILPMTGAEDIPPEMMAIVEKAAPTWLRTFWKKK